The nucleotide sequence GTGCAGATCCAAGACGACGAACGCACGCTATCTTGCCTGCGACGCGGTGCCCGAAGGGGCGGCGCGATCGCGCCAAATTGCCTGTGACGTGGCTCCGTCAGACCGATGGAAAATTGCGCCGCGACGGCTATGCTGCTGCCATGCAGGCGTGTTGTTGATGATGAAGATGGAGAGCACCGATGGCGAAAACGAGGAAGAAGATCGCGGCGTAAGCGTCCGGCCGCTGCACATGCCTCAGGTCTTGACATGATCAGCCAGTTTCCAGTTCCACGGCAGCAGTTCATAGAGGCGGTTGACGGGATGTCCGTCGGTCATTCGCTGCAGGACATCCCGCAGATAGGCGTAAGGCTCGACGTCGTTCATCTTACACGTCGTGATCAGCGAGCTGACCACTGCCCATCGATGTCCGCCACCGTCGCTGCCGGCGAACAGGTGGTTCTTGCGGCCGAGGGTGACAGGGCGGATCGCGCGTTCGACCGGATTGGTGTCGAACTCGACGCGTCCATCGTTCAGGAAGCGTGTCAGACCGTGCCAGCGCGAGAGCGCATATCGGATTGCCTCGGCGAGCGTGCTGCGGCCGGAGACCAGGCGGAGCTGTGCATCGAACCAGACGTTCAGAGCGTCAACGATTGGCTTGGCGAACGTCCTGCGCTCGGCCAGGCGATAAGCAGGCGATTGGCCGCGGATACGCGCCTCGATCGCATAGAGTTCGCCGATCCGGCGCAGGGCTTCTGTCGCCACAGGATACGCCGTGGCTTCGGCCACATCGTAGAACTTGCGTCGCGAGTGGCTCCAACACGCTGCGAGCGTAATTGCGTCCTTGTCGGCCAGCTGCTCGAAGCCGGCATATCCGTCGACATGCAAGATGCCCTTGAAGGCGGCAAGATGTGCGACCGGTCGCTCCGCCTTGCGATCCGGAGCGAACAGATAGATTGCTGCCGGAGGTTCGGGGCCGCTCCACGGCCGTTGCTCGCGCGCGTACACCCAGAGCCGTACCGTCTTGGTTCGTCCGCGGCCAGGATCAAGCACCGGGATCGGCGTGTCATCGGCAAAGAGATGGTTGGAGGCGAACATGTTCTTGCACAGCCGTTTGTGCACGGCCTCGAGCCACCAGCATGCACCGCCAACCCAGCCAGCGACCGTCGAGCGGCAGAGAGCCACGCCGTGACGGTCGAAGATCTGCGACTGCCGATAGAGCGGAAGATGATCGCAGTATTTGCTGATCAACACGTGCGAGAGCAGCGCGGGTGTCGCCAAGCCACCGGCGATCGATCGTTCCGGCGCGCCGGCTTGCACCACGGTGTTGCAGGCGCGGCAGGCGTATTTCGGACGGGTCGTACGCACGACGCGAAGCTGGGCAGGCACCCAATCCAGCATCTCGCCGACGCTCTCGCCGATCAGATGAAGAGCACCGCCACAGCAGCTGCAGACTCGGTCCTGAACGTCAAGCAGAACGTCTTCGCGTGGCAGATGATCGGGCAGCGCACGACGCTCGGCGGAGATTTGGCTTCCGGTGTGACCTTCGGTTGCGCTTCTTCGACGCGGCCAATGTCGCTGTCGAGATCCTCCAGACCGAGTGCAAGCTGGTCGGGATCGATGCGCTCGGAGCTGCGGCCGAACTGCATCCGCTGCAGCTGCTTGATGATGGATTTGAGACGCTCGATCTCGGTGTCGCGATGATCAATCGCAGCAGCAATGTCGCGCACCAGGCGCTGCAGAAGTTCAGGATCGGAGGGCAGATTGGTGAGTTCGAGCCGCATGTCCGATGGTACTCGAGGACGCTGATTCGTAGAAGAATCGCAACTCAGTTGAGCACCAGTGTTTGCAAATCATCCTGCAATCGCAGGCTTCCATACGCGTTCCGGCGAGCGCCAGTCGATGCCTTCAATCAGCATTGCGAGCTGCGCAGGAGAGAGCGCCACGGTGCCTCCCGCATCGCTGACACGCGGCCATACGAAGCCACCTCGGTCAATTCGTTTGGTGAACAAGCAGAGCCCGTTGCCGTCCCAGAACAGGATCTTCAACATCGATGCCTGCTTACCGCGGAAGGCGAAGAGATGGCCCGAGAACGGATCCTTCTTCAGCGTGTCCTGGACCAGCATTGCAAGCCCGTCCATGCCCTTCCGCATGTCGGTGTAGCCGAGCGCCAGATGCACTTTCACGCCGGCGGGAACGATCATCATGATGCGGTCTCCTTGTTCTCGACATGCGCTCGGACCGTCGCAGGATCTGTGCCTGATGGTGCAAAAACGCGGAGTCCATCCGACAGCTCAACGGTCACCATGCCGTCTGGTGGTTGCAAGAGATCGTTCAATACGAGCTGTTCGGATGACCCTCCGGTGAGCGTCACCGCTGCAAAGGTCGGTTGCGATCGCTTGCCGAAGCCGAACTGGACTCGCCAGCGGAACAGCTTGCTGGTGACGATGCCGTGACGCCGACAGAGTTCGGCAGCGGACGTACCCGGAACGTCGGACTCACGCACGATCGCGAGCTTCTCATCGTCCGTGAACCGACGCCGGTTCGCGCGCCCATCACGTGGCTCATCTGTCAAGCTCGTTTCGCAGTCGGACTCCTTAGCAGCGCTGCTTACGACACTGCTAACGGCGGGACAGGCGGAGGGATGAAGATGGGCGCGCCAATCGATCGTGACCTCGCCAGCGTCCAGCCGGTCACGCCATTTGCGCAGCGAGTGCGGCGACAGCTGCATTGCGACAGCATAGGCGCGGAGCCCCATCCCGCTCCAGTTCAGCGCCTCGACATGCATCGCCCAGAACGCTTGGGACGCCCGATTACGTACATCCGAGCTGACCGTGAACCTGCGCTGCTTCTGGGTTCGGAGAGCCTGTTGCCGCTCCTCCCGGGCGCGCTCCCGGCGCAATTCCGTCTGTTGTTTCTCGAGTTTGAGCGCTGCCTCTTCGCCGGCCAGCCACTTGAGCCAACGCCGGAATGTGTTCTCGGTCAGGCGGTGTTGTCGGCAGTATTTGCGGATCCCGAGGCCACTTCGGCGCCAAGCTTCAATGTGCAGCGACCACCATTCGCGGCGGGCCTTGTTCTCGAAATGTTTGGGTCCCACCGGAGATTCTCCACAGCAGCAGAGAACCCGAAATGGAGCGACAATGTACTACCGAAAAGACGTGCAAGGTCCGGACGCTTACATTTGTCCGGAGTCGACGGCAAGATAAAAGCGGCTCACCGGTTGAACGCCAAGCCATTGACATGGCTTGTGTTCAACCACGCCGGTCGGTCGGAGCGCGTGCCGCGCTCTGCACTTTTAGTAGTGAGATCAATCTTGTTTTCGGCACTGTAGGTTTTCAAGCGGCCCCGGGGCGCCGCGCATGACCACGAGCGAGCGCGAGTTCCGTATCCGACCTGGGCGCATTCGTCAGAGGCGGAGCGCCAAGACGAAGAGCTTCATCAATCGCGTGCTGCGGGCGGCTAGAGCATGATGTTTTTATACGGAAACATATCCTGAGTTTTTGAGATAGTTCGCACACTCCTCCGCGGAGAAGAGGTCGAGGAGCCTTCCGGCCTTTCGCCAAGTTTCCTCGATAGTGCGCGGTTCTGCAGCTCGCATGAGGTGCTTGAGCTTGGCGAAGACCTGCTCGATCGGATTGAGGTCGGGGCTATAGGGCGGCAGGAAGAGCAAATGCGCTCCTCTGGCGCGGATGATTTCGCGAGCTCGCTTTCCTTTGTGACTTCCGAGATTGTCGAGGATCACGATGTCTCCCTTGGTTAAGGTCGGAGCCAATTCATTCTCAACATGGAGTGTGAAGAGTTCGCCATTAATGGGACCGTCAATGACCCACGGCGCCGTGATCCGATCATGGCGCAGGGCCGCGATGAAGGTCATGGTCTTCCAGTGGCCGAAGGGAACGGACGCGTCCAGACGTTGTCCGCGTGGCCCCCAGCCGCGGAGCGGCGCCATGTTGGTCTTGATCCAAGTTTCGTCGATAAAGACCAGGCGGGAGACGTCAATCTTGTCCTGGTGAGCTTTCCAGCGCGTCCGCTTACGAGCGACGTCTGGGCGATCCTGTTCGGCTGCGCGGATCGTTTTTTTTATAGCTCAGCCCTTCAGCATGTACGAAGGTCCACACCGCGCGAACATCTGTTTTTATCCCGCGGGCCGCCAGCTCCTTTGTCAGTTGACGCAGCGTGAAAGGCCCCGAGCGGATGCGTTGACGCAACCAATCGGCGTTGTCTCCAGATAGAACTGGCTTCTTGTGACCGCCGATCTTGCCAGGTGTGATATTGCCGGTCTCCTGCCTCAGCTTCTTCCATTTCGGGATGCAGGACGGGCTGATCTGGAGACAGCTTGCAATCGAGCGCACGCTCTCGCCGGCATCTGCCCGCGCCAGAGCAACCTCACGGATATCTTCCGAATACGGTCGCGTCATCCATGCTGGCCTCCGCACCCCAGCATGAAGCTTGAATCAGAGATTGCCTCCCTTGGGAATCCGATTCTGAAGAAAAACAACGCGCTCTAATGCAGCGGGGCACGTGCCGCCGGTGTCAGTCGTGAATGGACGCTACGCCGTACGGGCTCATTCGACCTTCGGGCGGGGCCGAGTGAGCTTCAGCCGAGAGCGGCTGTTCGCCCCGGTTCGGCGGGTTTCGGTCAAGGCGCGCATCGCGAGACACACGGGCCGCGCGTTTCGGTCAGCGCCTCTGGCGACGCATCTGGCCTACGTGAAGCGGGACGGCGTCACTCGCGATGGCCAGCCGGCCCGGATGTTCGATGCGACTGGCGATCAGGCCGATGAGATTGGCTTCGAGGCGCGGGGCAAAGGTGACCGGCATCATTTCCGGTTCATCGTCTCGCCGGAAGGATGCCGCCGACATGGTGGACCTCAGGGCCTTCACCCGCGACCTGATGCGGCAGAAGGAGGCAGATCTATAGCGCGACGATCAGGATGAGAACTTGGCGTCAATCTGGATGAGAAGATTGGAGCCGGGTGGCCGGATCATTGTCGCTGGCTCCCGGCTTGGCAAGGGCTGATTGACGCTGGGCGACAATCAGCATTGCCGCAGCGTCAATCAGCCGTGCTTTCGACCTCCTTCGGTGTGGCGTGAACCGGCGGTCGGCCGGCGCCGCGCTTGCGGCCGAGGGCGGCCTTGCGGCGGTAGCTCTCGACGTTCATCTCGATGATCGTGGCGTGGTGGACGAGACGGTCGACGGCGGCGAGCGTCATGGCCTGATCGGGGAAGATGCGGCCCCACTCGCCGAACGGCTGATTGGCCGTGATGAGCAGCGAGCGCCGCTCGTAGCGGGTGGCTATCAGTTCGAACAGCACGCTGGTCTCGGCCTGATCTTTCGACACGTAGGTGATGTCGTCGAGGATCAGCAGATCGTAGCGGTCGAGCTTGGCGATGGCCGCTTCCAGCGCCAGCTCTCGCCGCGCCGTCTGCAGCCGCTGCACGAGATCGGTCGTGCGCGTGAACAACACGCGCCAGCCGTTCTCGACGAGGGCCAGGCCAATGGCCGCGCTGAGATGGCTCTTGCCGCCGCCGGGCGGACCGAACAGCAGCAGGTTGGCGCCAGACTCGAGCCAGACGTCGCCCGCGGCGAGCGCCATCACCTGCGCCTTGGACAGCGTCGGCACGCTGTCGAAGTCGAAGCTCGCGAGCGTTTTGCCGGCAGGCAGGCGCGCTTCGAGCATGTGCCGTTCGATCCGGCGGCGACCACGATCGGCGACCTCGTGCTCGGCGAGTGCTGCGAGGAAGCGCGCGGCGGGCCAGCCCTCCTTGTCAGATTGCGCGGCGAGCTTTGGCCAGATCGCCTTGACGCTCGGCAGGCGCAGCTCGGTGAGCAGCAACTCGACGCGCGCGGCATCAATGGGTGTCGTCGTGCTGGTCATGCTGCATCTCCCGTGTTCGAGGTCATCGGCGCAAAGCCCAGGGACGCCAGTTCGTCGTAGGCGGCGAGCGGAGCAAGCTCGACGGCGACGTCGGGGACTGATGCCTGTTCGGGGCGGAAGCGGATGCGGAGCGTGGCGAGATCCGGCAGCCGTCCCGCATCGAGATCGGCGGCAATGGCCTCGGCGAGCTCGGCCTCGCAGGCCCGCTCGTGAGCGAGAGCAAGGGGCTCGACCGTGACCTTGCAGGCATGACGCTCGTCATATCTGTCCTGCAGCGTCTCGAACGCGCGTCGGTAGGCTGCCCGCGGGAACAGCTGATCGCGGTAGACGAGATTGGCAAGTGCCATCGGCTTGCGGCGCAGGGCATGGATGACGTGACGATAATCGACGACGTGTCCGCCCCGGCTTTCCGACACAGGCTGGCCTCGCCTGAGCATCGCGACCTGCGTGGTGCCGAGGAAGCATTCGAGGCGATCATCGAAGATGCGCACGCGCAGACGATGGCCGATCAGCTTCGAGGGCATCGTGTAGAAAACGCGGCGCAGGATGAAGCCGCCCGACGACGTCACGCGGATCACCTTCTCCTCGAAGTCGCTGGTGCGACCTCGCGGCAGCGGTGCCAGCATCTCCTTCTCGATCGCGATCCGCTTGACGACATGGGCGTTGCGCCGGCCGACGACCATGTCGACGAAGGCACGGTAGGCGTCGAGATCGGCGAAGTCGCGCGTGCCCCGCAGCAGCAGCGCGTCCTCCAGTGCCTGCTTGAGATGGCCATGCGCGCTCTCGATCGAACCGTTCTCATGCGCGATGCCGGCATTGTTGCGGGTCGCCACCATGCCGTAATGCTGCATCAGTTGCTCGTAGCGTTGCGTGATGTCCTCGCGCGCATCGATGGCGAGGTTGCGGAACGCCGC is from Bradyrhizobium sp. ORS 285 and encodes:
- the tnpB gene encoding IS66 family insertion sequence element accessory protein TnpB (TnpB, as the term is used for proteins encoded by IS66 family insertion elements, is considered an accessory protein, since TnpC, encoded by a neighboring gene, is a DDE family transposase.) — encoded protein: MMIVPAGVKVHLALGYTDMRKGMDGLAMLVQDTLKKDPFSGHLFAFRGKQASMLKILFWDGNGLCLFTKRIDRGGFVWPRVSDAGGTVALSPAQLAMLIEGIDWRSPERVWKPAIAG
- a CDS encoding transposase, whose protein sequence is MGPKHFENKARREWWSLHIEAWRRSGLGIRKYCRQHRLTENTFRRWLKWLAGEEAALKLEKQQTELRRERAREERQQALRTQKQRRFTVSSDVRNRASQAFWAMHVEALNWSGMGLRAYAVAMQLSPHSLRKWRDRLDAGEVTIDWRAHLHPSACPAVSSVVSSAAKESDCETSLTDEPRDGRANRRRFTDDEKLAIVRESDVPGTSAAELCRRHGIVTSKLFRWRVQFGFGKRSQPTFAAVTLTGGSSEQLVLNDLLQPPDGMVTVELSDGLRVFAPSGTDPATVRAHVENKETAS
- a CDS encoding IS630 family transposase (programmed frameshift) — encoded protein: MTRPYSEDIREVALARADAGESVRSIASCLQISPSCIPKWKKLRQETGNITPGKIGGHKKPVLSGDNADWLRQRIRSGPFTLRQLTKELAARGIKTDVRAVWTFVHAEGLSYKKTIRAAEQDRPDVARKRTRWKAHQDKIDVSRLVFIDETWIKTNMAPLRGWGPRGQRLDASVPFGHWKTMTFIAALRHDRITAPWVIDGPINGELFTLHVENELAPTLTKGDIVILDNLGSHKGKRAREIIRARGAHLLFLPPYSPDLNPIEQVFAKLKHLMRAAEPRTIEETWRKAGRLLDLFSAEECANYLKNSGYVSV
- the istB gene encoding IS21-like element helper ATPase IstB produces the protein MTSTTTPIDAARVELLLTELRLPSVKAIWPKLAAQSDKEGWPAARFLAALAEHEVADRGRRRIERHMLEARLPAGKTLASFDFDSVPTLSKAQVMALAAGDVWLESGANLLLFGPPGGGKSHLSAAIGLALVENGWRVLFTRTTDLVQRLQTARRELALEAAIAKLDRYDLLILDDITYVSKDQAETSVLFELIATRYERRSLLITANQPFGEWGRIFPDQAMTLAAVDRLVHHATIIEMNVESYRRKAALGRKRGAGRPPVHATPKEVESTAD
- the istA gene encoding IS21 family transposase, producing the protein MRLYMSYRLTLSAEAAAAKAGFSTASAYRIEADPRLPSQKQAPRGRRRPDPLAAYWDAEIEPILKAAPGIRAVGVLEELRRRHPDLNPNIRRTLERRITAWRAFNGPERDVIFRQEHEPGRLGLSDFTDAGVLGITIAGASLDHRLYHFRLAFSGFAHAHVVLGGESFVALAEGLQNALWALGGVPREHRSDSLSAAFRNLAIDAREDITQRYEQLMQHYGMVATRNNAGIAHENGSIESAHGHLKQALEDALLLRGTRDFADLDAYRAFVDMVVGRRNAHVVKRIAIEKEMLAPLPRGRTSDFEEKVIRVTSSGGFILRRVFYTMPSKLIGHRLRVRIFDDRLECFLGTTQVAMLRRGQPVSESRGGHVVDYRHVIHALRRKPMALANLVYRDQLFPRAAYRRAFETLQDRYDERHACKVTVEPLALAHERACEAELAEAIAADLDAGRLPDLATLRIRFRPEQASVPDVAVELAPLAAYDELASLGFAPMTSNTGDAA